A genomic segment from Argonema galeatum A003/A1 encodes:
- a CDS encoding NYN domain-containing protein encodes MIPPSPSATLLVDGYNIIGAWPLLLYTRDRNGLEAARWQLIEALVSYSAFQGLDTQIVFDAQYRNTPSNSEVITDRLSICFTDFEQTADTFIEKICADLNQELRKFKRRVIVATSDRVQQLMVTGYGAEWMSAQKLYHEVESTAQGIRRQNKANKQSSSRFLANSLDPKSRQRLAQLRMGLK; translated from the coding sequence ATGATACCCCCCTCGCCGTCGGCTACTTTGCTCGTAGACGGCTACAACATAATTGGCGCTTGGCCTCTTCTGCTTTACACGCGCGATCGCAACGGACTAGAGGCCGCCCGCTGGCAACTGATTGAAGCGCTAGTCAGCTATAGTGCTTTTCAAGGCTTGGATACTCAGATAGTATTTGATGCCCAGTATAGAAATACACCAAGCAATAGTGAAGTTATTACCGATCGTTTATCGATTTGCTTCACTGATTTTGAGCAGACAGCAGACACTTTCATAGAAAAAATCTGTGCTGACTTAAACCAAGAATTGCGTAAATTTAAACGTAGAGTGATTGTGGCGACATCAGATCGAGTTCAGCAACTGATGGTCACGGGGTACGGTGCCGAATGGATGTCAGCCCAGAAACTCTACCACGAAGTTGAATCAACGGCTCAGGGCATCCGCCGCCAAAACAAAGCCAACAAGCAATCATCCAGTCGTTTTCTAGCCAATTCCCTTGACCCGAAATCCCGGCAACGTTTGGCCCAGTTGCGAATGGGATTGAAGTAG
- a CDS encoding ABC transporter ATP-binding protein, translating to MPTDGDRMTQSAITVENVGFSWPGGETVLKSCSLNVPKGQFWMLLGTNGSGKSTLLRLLAGLLRPQSGEIKIAGPVGFVFQNPDHQLVMPTVGADVAFGLVEENLPLRQVRQRVEEALATVNLWALQRRPIYALSGGQKQRVAIAGALARRCEVLLLDEPTALLDPDSQLDLVAQVRRLVNTQGITALWVTHRLDELNYCDGAFLLERGLVVDKGDPNRLKQRLMQEEIA from the coding sequence ATGCCCACAGACGGCGATCGCATGACCCAATCAGCCATTACAGTGGAAAATGTTGGCTTTAGCTGGCCTGGGGGCGAAACAGTTTTAAAATCCTGTTCTCTCAATGTCCCCAAGGGCCAATTCTGGATGCTTTTGGGGACAAATGGGAGCGGAAAATCGACATTGTTGAGATTGCTGGCTGGACTTTTGCGTCCCCAGTCTGGTGAAATTAAGATTGCTGGGCCTGTGGGATTCGTCTTCCAAAATCCGGATCATCAATTGGTGATGCCCACCGTTGGTGCAGATGTAGCCTTTGGACTGGTAGAGGAAAATCTCCCCTTGCGCCAAGTTCGTCAGCGGGTAGAAGAAGCGCTGGCGACTGTGAATTTGTGGGCATTGCAAAGACGGCCAATTTATGCTTTGAGTGGGGGTCAAAAGCAGCGGGTCGCGATCGCAGGTGCCCTCGCCCGTCGCTGTGAAGTATTGTTGTTGGATGAACCCACCGCCCTTCTCGATCCAGACAGTCAGTTAGACTTAGTAGCTCAAGTGCGGCGTTTAGTCAATACGCAGGGCATAACTGCCCTGTGGGTCACTCACCGCTTAGACGAGTTAAATTACTGCGACGGAGCATTCTTGTTAGAACGGGGCTTGGTTGTTGATAAAGGCGATCCAAATCGCTTGAAACAACGCCTGATGCAAGAGGAGATTGCCTAG